GGCAAACGCTCTGTGGTTTGGGTGCCGAGATCATAGACAAATATATGTTCGGGATCCTTGCTCTGATGATCGATATTGAAGCCACTGAAATAGATAGAGTTTCTCTTAATCCCGGGGATATCTTTGGCTACAACAACAGTCAAACCCATGTCCAAGATTAGAGCCTCATCACCTAAATCATTCACTCTTTCCCGTGTATTAGTTAGAGGATCGTACGCGTAGATGCGAAACTGCCACCTGGAATCCTGCACCATACAcgctacaaggagaacttgtcCAGATACTGAAGTTGCAATCATTATATCGAATTTAAAACCCATATTCCAATCAATGGCATCGACAAGGGCATCTCTCTCGACATCAAAAGGTAAAATATACCCATTTTGGCGTGGGATATCATCAGAGAAATCCCAAACAAAGACTCTCCAAGAAAGGTCTGGAGCAATGTAGACCTTGTGATCTTTGCTGTTATAGATAATTTGAGCAGCGGGACAAAGGCTGGCGGTTCTCCTCCACCCGCCATCACCTTTCCTAGTGTAAACCATACGGTCATGCAAGTTCCAAACGACTAGGTAATTTTTGGTTATCTTGTCTACCCAGAGACAAGCTAGCCGCGGTGGTCTGATCAAGACTTTAGATAAGGAAGAGTACTGTGGTAGATCAAATCTCTCTAACGTCAATGGATTGATAATGTAGAGATTCTGAAAGTGGCCAAACATCAAGAGCCAGCTACCGTAACTCGCAATACAACAACTCCGTGTAAACTCAGCACCTAGATCTCGTGTCTTGTAAAGGTTGTCTTTATCCTCTGGAATGAATAAAACACAGCTATT
The Brassica napus cultivar Da-Ae chromosome A1, Da-Ae, whole genome shotgun sequence DNA segment above includes these coding regions:
- the LOC106373277 gene encoding putative F-box protein At4g17565, with the protein product MDQSESNPPPVTPMWSELYPDLLRSVFQRLSFTNLNRAKSVCRSWNSVLRSCVPKQNQIPWLILFPRENQTDSNNSCVLFIPEDKDNLYKTRDLGAEFTRSCCIASYGSWLLMFGHFQNLYIINPLTLERFDLPQYSSLSKVLIRPPRLACLWVDKITKNYLVVWNLHDRMVYTRKGDGGWRRTASLCPAAQIIYNSKDHKVYIAPDLSWRVFVWDFSDDIPRQNGYILPFDVERDALVDAIDWNMGFKFDIMIATSVSGQVLLVACMVQDSRWQFRIYAYDPLTNTRERVNDLGDEALILDMGLTVVVAKDIPGIKRNSIYFSGFNIDHQSKDPEHIFVYDLGTQTTERLPQWVVSSVGFSDARWFFPDTNH